Below is a genomic region from Nitrospira lenta.
GACGGAAGAGACCGGAACAGGAACCGATGATGGTCTTGAAGCCCGGGTGATCGTCTATAACTGTGACTGCCACACGTACCAACAGGTGATTGCCCTCCTGTGCAAGTACGTGCCAGGCATGACTTCGTCACGCGCCTTTGAGCTCGCATA
It encodes:
- a CDS encoding ATP-dependent Clp protease adaptor ClpS yields the protein MAKPSFPQTIPDVTEETGTGTDDGLEARVIVYNCDCHTYQQVIALLCKYVPGMTSSRAFELAYQIDHEGEAMVFEGETGQAEQIASGLASGGLRVVVQ